The genomic window TGACAAATGGCTCTTAGTGGATCCTCTCAATAAGCCCTGCCAAACAACCACCACGGCTATTCCTTCAAATGAAGTTAACTCTGTTCAAAGTATTTCCTACAAAACGTCTGTACCCGAATGGTTAATGGGTTACGTTCCTAGTGAGTCTGGATTTAATGGTTCTTCCAATTCAACCTCTGCCTCCTCCGAGTGCAGTAGTATTGAAGTTCTTGAGTCCGGGTTTTCAGACTTTCACCTCGTGACTGTATCTACGACTCCCAAGTCCTCATCCAATGAAGCCTCCTCCTGTTTCTATT from Lepeophtheirus salmonis chromosome 1, UVic_Lsal_1.4, whole genome shotgun sequence includes these protein-coding regions:
- the LOC121131954 gene encoding uncharacterized protein codes for the protein MLNYPLKSSSTEMWLYSNNESDTGRSLPSCIQLPRNLSEFQPNLWLSDQKPMEEVEEDIFDKWLLVDPLNKPCQTTTTAIPSNEVNSVQSISYKTSVPEWLMGYVPSESGFNGSSNSTSASSECSSIEVLESGFSDFHLVTVSTTPKSSSNEASSCFYSNFNDNNKWLCK